One genomic window of Corynebacterium pseudotuberculosis includes the following:
- a CDS encoding sensor histidine kinase yields MRPHVIQILTLLRVSLHLMFAALLGFGIIRFTLSPDSESPWKLCITTLALGLGAFYMFGTAWENRFARGDNIKDPMPLSGWWMLVITLMWAILMGASGSFTWLMFPLVLIALNLLPGIRGILSVLLLLGIATIIPWLARPEDRVLGQLLGPIIGACFSVAIYYGYYVLNQDAMHYRQVAAELLAAQRDLAASEHQSGRLEERERLSREIHDTVAQGLSSIVLLSRAAHRHCEHGDLENVQRQLAIIEKQAGESLAEARRFVRDLAAPALGESLPIALQGVIDGVREKQSALGCPLDVHLELVGDMETSLPEPVTRTALRVAQEGLNNVVKHAHANKAVVTLGIWEDEVSIDVVDNGLGFNAARLTTATDQSEGGFGLGGLKKRIATVDGSLVIESDEYGTALVCRIPLTSRREAQ; encoded by the coding sequence ATGAGACCCCACGTGATTCAGATCCTTACGTTGCTCCGCGTCAGTTTGCACCTGATGTTCGCCGCACTGCTTGGCTTTGGAATTATCCGTTTCACCCTTAGCCCGGACTCCGAATCACCATGGAAATTATGTATCACCACCTTAGCCCTAGGCCTTGGCGCTTTTTACATGTTTGGAACCGCCTGGGAGAATCGGTTTGCCAGGGGAGACAACATCAAAGATCCGATGCCCCTCAGCGGCTGGTGGATGCTAGTAATCACATTGATGTGGGCGATTCTGATGGGAGCGTCGGGTAGCTTCACGTGGCTGATGTTCCCCCTAGTCCTTATTGCGCTCAACCTGCTTCCCGGAATCCGCGGCATACTGAGTGTTCTACTGCTATTAGGAATTGCTACCATCATCCCCTGGCTAGCACGGCCAGAAGATCGGGTACTAGGGCAATTACTCGGTCCTATAATTGGGGCCTGCTTCAGCGTTGCAATCTATTACGGTTACTACGTCTTAAATCAGGACGCCATGCATTACCGCCAAGTAGCCGCCGAGTTGCTGGCCGCCCAACGGGATTTGGCAGCCTCAGAGCACCAATCAGGGCGTCTTGAGGAGCGAGAACGGCTATCAAGAGAAATTCATGACACCGTAGCGCAGGGGCTTAGCTCCATCGTGTTGTTATCCAGAGCAGCCCACAGACACTGCGAACACGGAGATCTAGAAAACGTTCAGCGACAGCTGGCTATCATCGAAAAACAAGCAGGGGAGAGCCTCGCCGAAGCACGACGCTTTGTTCGCGATCTCGCAGCTCCAGCATTGGGGGAGTCACTCCCCATTGCACTCCAAGGCGTTATCGACGGAGTCCGCGAAAAACAGTCAGCGCTCGGATGTCCCCTTGATGTTCACCTCGAGCTCGTGGGAGATATGGAAACAAGCCTTCCCGAACCAGTTACTCGTACTGCATTACGAGTGGCTCAAGAGGGGCTTAACAACGTTGTCAAACATGCCCATGCCAACAAAGCAGTGGTCACGCTTGGGATATGGGAGGATGAAGTCAGCATTGATGTAGTAGATAATGGCTTGGGATTTAACGCCGCGCGTCTTACTACCGCGACAGATCAATCAGAAGGGGGATTTGGGCTCGGTGGCCTTAAAAAACGCATCGCCACCGTTGATGGCAGTCTCGTGATTGAATCAGATGAGTACGGCACCGCCTTGGTGTGCCGTATCCCGCTCACCAGCCGT